Sequence from the Oncorhynchus kisutch isolate 150728-3 unplaced genomic scaffold, Okis_V2 scaffold2126, whole genome shotgun sequence genome:
GCAAAGGGGAATTTCTTTACTGGCTGCCTGAATGTAGCATTGACATTGTCCATATGTTGCCTTTCTAGCTCCATAGACATTAACGGTATATCAGTAACCTCTGCTGCACGGCATGTCTCCACTGCCAAGGCCAGCGTCAGGTCACGTTCTCTCAGCAAACGTCTGTGGGTGCCATCATCAGTTATGTCAAGCACAATCGTATCTCTGATCAGTTCATCTCTTAAAGCACCATAGTCACATGTAGCTGCCTTTTCCCTTAACCTAGTGACGAAGCTGTCAATGGACTCCCCGTTCTCCTGTTTGCAACGACCGAAAACATAACGCTCGTAGATGACGATCTTTGCTGGCGTAAAGTAATGTTTAAGAGCATCAAGAATAGCTGCAGCGTTACCTTGCTGAGCTGCTGTTAGGTTCAGGTTGTGTTTGTATACGTGTCGGCATTCTGTTCCCATTATAGTCCTCAAAGTGGCAGCCACTACCTCATCTTTCTTTTCCAGAAGTCCAGTTGCTAGCGTATAGTCCTCCCATTCACCTCTAAACGTATCCCAGTTCGTGCTCCAATCCCCACTGAGCTTCATAACGGAGGGAGGGGGAATGTTCGCTGCCATTTCTAACCGGTGCTAACAACACTGAAGCGAACTAGCAAACTCACTCTAGCTAATGCCAATTCCGGCTAAATTTGACTCAAATAGGCATTTGTTTGGTAAACCAGAACAGGTGACTCTAATTTGCGGAAAGCATGGTTAGTTATCCGACTCcatgtttgaatgttaaatgacgagacagaggcattgatgcaagtaaccagtcttgttcagtacatcacAATCCATCCGGGTATCTCAAGCACACATGAGTGttgggagatggggggggggggagaccctGTGGGTTACTAAATAGAAAGGTGAGTGTTGGGAGATAGATAAGACGGATGGTTGCCTTACTCTTTCTGCTCGTCTGGTTTACGTCGTTGACGATCGTCTTTGTCCCCTGTCTCGGTCAGAGTGGGCTGCTGCCGCTTGCGGTCTCCCGCAACCCCCTTGCTCTTCTAATGGTTAACggggtggagaaagagatgcTGATTGGATGTACATACATGTAGACATGCTTGGCTGGCACCGTTTGTCATGACATGGTTTCACTGTGTAACTGTCTGCTTCACTAGGATATTTAGGGCACACTCTGTAATAGTGGAAACAGTAACTACATTAGAATAactagttcactacttttgaccagagccccaaggcaccctaatccctatttagtgcactactccctatgggccatggtcaatagtagtgtaccacatagggattagggttccatttgggacacttcCCCTGTCTGGTTGTGGAACACCCACCTCCTGGTTCTCTGAGTCAGAGGAGCTCTCCTCTTTGGTCTGTCTCCTCCGTTTAGCATCAGGGTCCTTCTTCCCCTCCAACTCTCTCCCTTTGTTGTCTTCCTTCTTTCTCCTCCCGTCCggcctcttctcctcctctcctctcatggaCTTGTCTTCCGGcgtcctctttctctttctctccgaCTCAGCAGTGTCCCTGAATGGAGAGAAACGTCTTTTAGGAGTTATTATACCCAGGAAAGTCAAAGCAATGTTGCTCAATGGTAGCTACAGTAGTGGTGAGCCACTGTTGTTTTTCTGACAATTAAACAGTCCATTAATGATGGATTACTAGTGGATCCTTTAAAAATCAGCAGATGGGTCTCATATAGAGATTCTATTAGATACATAGAACTGAAATTCTTACAAAACACATTTATTGTTCTTGTAAATGCACTTTTGCTCTCAttgtatgtatttatgtgtgtttcttgtctgtctgtatgtctcttgCTCTAGATAACAATATGAATAGCGACCCCAGTCCTGATGATAAGAAGCAGGAGTCGGACAAGGAGAAGCCTGCTGAAGAGGCCTCTACAGGAGATAACAGCAGgtaagacagacagaggaaccatAACCACAACCGTACATGTCACTGCCTGAGCCCTGGGGGTCCTGCTGCTGGAGTAGGAGCATCTTCTCAGCTTTGGTCTTCCTGCCTCGCCGCTTAGGAGTGGGGCCCTCTCCATCTGGACACACACAGGTCATAGAGTTTGTAGTTATGAGTCGTCATCAGTTATCATAATGACTACTGTCCCAATACAGAGGAGCACTATGCAAGCTGTTTTCCATTACTTTGGTTGTTGTTTTACCCTTTGACAAAACAATAGAGTGCCTGGGGTAGATCTGCTGTCTTGCACACAGTGGGAAAGGTAGAGGGTTGCATTGACAGACGCTGTACCTTGAGGGCTGGATGTGGGACTGTTGGCAGCGTCCTCTTTCTCAGAGTCGGCCTCTACATCACTCTGACAAGAGACACAAGACAGCGAGTTTAGGTTCAAAGTGATTCACAAGTTGTATTATGTCTAGATTAGGTGAATTCATGTTATACTTCAGCAATAATGCCcggggggggtgtggtatatggtcaatataccacggctatgggCTGTTCTCATCCACGACGCAACACAGAGTTGCcatggtatattgtccatataccacaaaccccagaggtgccttattgctattataaaaactggttaccaacataattagagcaggaaaaataaaatattttgtcatacccgtggtatactgatataccacggctgtcagccaatcagcattcagggctcgaaccacccagtttataaatgagGATATGGGATACCTTTTTCTTCCTTCTTCTCTTGGGTTTGGGAGTGTCTGTAGATTCATTTGGTGTGGGGTCCTAGAAAAAACAGACATACAGATGCTGTCAAATAGATTGGCACACTTTGCTCTTCACAATGCAGTGCAGTGCAATGGAGtagaatgttctgcttttctaTAAAATTGCTATTTTTACCCTGTAGGCACATGAAACTTAGCACAGGTGAGAAATTACACAGTAAACCAGAATCATTGGCTCCAAACAAATGAATTTGATCAATTTAATCCAAGCCATTATTTTACTTTGAAGTTAGAAATCTTAATTTATTTTTTGTCATGTACAGTTGTAAATCAAACAAATACACGCGTAAACACCAACATCTTTTTCAATTCTAACTTATTTTAGAATAAATAGTAAATCATACAAGGGTGCCAATATAAACcatgcaagggtgccaatatatttgactGCATCTGTATTGTAATAATTCCCTCCCAACTGTCCTTGCATTAAAATAAGGGGAAGTTGTGTTTCAGCCACATCTAGTGGATAACTGTGGTATTACACCTACCAAGTCAGCAGGCAAGAGTCTAGTTTCCAAGTCCCAGAACAGTTCCTATCAAATGAGGGATCAGTCATTGGCGCAAGAGAGACACATACCTTTCTCCAGAGCGACATAGAATGCCAtgcaaaaataaaacataaatacgTTGCTTTAACTGATAAGAATTGCTGTAGTTCAGCCCACCAATTAAAAGCTTGATAAAAACACCACAAGGAGTGAGGGAGCAACACGTGCCACTGATCAACAATCAGGCCTCAGTGCCTGAGTCAGTAAAACAGTCTAGTACATCAAACCTTTAGGAGGTGGGAAGGAAAGGGAGGGAACATGCATTCAGGTCATGAAAATTACATTTAACATACCACATCTAATTCACAAAAACATTTAcccatttatttaaatttttatgGTGAATGACCACTCTCACTAAACACAACATTTGCGTCATCCCCCATAGTGAGAGCCCAGGTTTGTTCAAAATGAACGACAGTGGTTATTTTAAGGGCACAACCACACCAATATCCATGGTATATTAAACTTACAGGCTGTAACACAGGTACTGAAAACTCCTCTCTCTTTGCCCTGCCCTCTCACCATTCACTACAGGGAAATAACCCTCCAtacccctgtcctcccctgtAGTTCAGTGGTACAGTTGTAAAACACTCAAAATACTATTGTTACCAACAGAAAAACCAGGCCAGCTaagaaacagagggaggataCGGCGCCAAACCATCACCTTAAGGCTTTGCAACGGTAGTCGTGCAAGCCAATGGTAACACGGTTGCCTAGCAATAGGAACAAAATAACACCACCTATAAAAGGAAAGTCACCAGGTGCCATGTCATGCTTTCCCTAAGTGGGGTGGGAGGGTCACCTATCCCATCATGCAACAGTACGTACATCCTGGCCCTGGGGCTGTCCCTGTTCAGAGACCTGCATGCCcccatcctcctcatcatcatcttcctcctGTCCTGCCTCACTCTCAGCCCCCGACACCTGTGTAACCATATCAAAACACACAGGGCCCAGGGTATGGGGGGGTTAGGTTAGTTATTTAGTGGGGCCAATTGACAgcttgacagagagagaagttgggCCCCGTCTCTCCCTTGACTTCAGTCCTTCGCTCCCAGACAATTCCACACGTAATTGGGATTCAGCTTGGACAAACAACTCTGGTCAAGTACGAGTAATATACCCCACAAATAACATTTGCCAATTCAAGATTTGCCTCCTGGGGTATTAAGACACAAAGCACGGTACCATTGGCAAAAGGAGACAACAtcaacagcagacagacacattGGTACAAGAGCGCACGGCATTTAATGTTACGTAGGCGTGGTGCTTGTCAAGAAAGTGAGGTTAGTCAGTATTCTATGGTGTTCACGTGAATAACACAGTAAAGTCCATATAAAATAATAACCTATGAATTAAGGTAGATGGTAGAATAGTTAGCCTACTTTGGGTTTCTTCCTCTTCTCATAATCTCCCTCCTCGTCCCCTTCCGGGTTACTGTCAGAGTCCTTCTCCGTTACGTTATCCGACAGCATCATTTGCTAATGAAAGAAAACCAAACATGttaccaaaaaaataaaaatacattccTAAATCACAGACCGAGGAACAGACTACTTTCACCCAAAAACCCAACCTTAAAGGGGAAATCCAcatttgaaacaataacaaaaaggtgtcacttgttttggtaaacagctgagggatgggccttgAGAAATAAAATATTACTGCTCTTGCATTCATAGGGAgaactatggatgcaaggactgaccatccatgatatccaaATGATAGATTTAACCACATATTTtgaagctatacagtgtttgtttacattgactttgttttttaaaatgttgagtgaaacaagcttatattctgggttctgatggggtatgacacttgaactaagctcatgaggcatttataagttatattcttcaagaatcaatggctatatatcattaatttaacAGCCCAAAAATTGATGTAGAATTGCACCgtttatacctgctgtaaacggtgtatgtgacaaataaaataagatTTGatgggttagctaaaatgctacagttgtccCTGACCCGACTCTCAACGTGCAACGTAGACGGTCGCGGATTAGGCCCCTCATCCTCCCCACTTTTGTTTCTGTCTAAAGTAACTTAGAGTCTTAGAGGTGCTTAGAAATACATAAAGTACTTTTCATATGGCTTTGAGGCCAGGCTGAACGCTCATATTCAGTTTCTGTTGCATAACGTCTTCCgtttgtgtgccctaatgaacactaaCCAGAGCAAGATgacaaaagagagagataaaaacaAACCTTCTCTCCATTCAGCTCCACCTTTGGGTTGTTCTCAACCTCCCACAGGCCTTCGTTGAAGCCCTTTCTCTTGTTAGGCTTGGCATACTTCTCTTTATTGGGCAGGTAGGGATATATATCTTTGGGGCCTAGGAATGCACTGCAATAGAGGAGGAAAGTCAATGCATAGATGCTTTTCTGGTGCTCAAACTGAAGTTTGTATATTGTACACAATGCCAATATCAAGTACTGGTGTATTGTTCAGATAGagggtgtagtgtattgtagtatagTGTATGGGTGAGACAAAGGGAACTACTGGAGCTAACTTCTTACGTTTCATGGGTACCAAAGAAAAAGATGGGAAACTTCATGTTGGCCGGCTTCACAGCTCCATCAGAGTAGTCATTAATCTGGTAGAAAGGGAAAGAGCAGTGAATTGATTAGCCTAGTATGTACATTAGTATGTACATGTCATGTAGTTGGCAGACAATTCAAAACATCCATCTTTAATAAATGCCCTATGTGATAAATGATCTGTGTAACAAGTGCTTTAAGTGTTTAGAATGGAAGTAACAACTCTATAATACCATGAAATAAGACAGATGACTATACGTTAGAGCTGGGACGACAAACCAAAAAATAATCAGACCATACCCATCACTTATCAcaggcattttgctgatatcgttcattaagataagtagcctatactagaggaatatgaagtttgaaatgaaataatTGTGATAACATAAGTGATTGTTAATGGGATAATTGATGGCTACAATCAGCaaactagtagtagtattttaaaataataatacatgaaAACATGTGGTTGTAATTGTAAATGCATCGTTATTGCATCATTTCAGCAATTTATCGCGATATGGATTTTTGTCGATCTCGCCCAGCTCTACATACGTCGTTATGGTAAATGGAAGTAACTTGTCTTGTGTGATTGTGTATTGGCTTACCCTGGCAGGCCAGTGAGGGTAGCCCTTCATCTTCGCAAAGATCAGGTCACCCGGTTTGTAATCCCGAGCCATTCTTCTTGCGATGTACGGCACTCTGTTGACAcatgtgaccaatcacatttgatgtgatttgatattataataataataatacacagaTCATCTACACAGTGCAAACAGAATGCAACTTTAGCCTACATACACAGAAAGAACAGCTAGATGAAATGCATCAAGTCCTACGAAAAAGCCAATTGGGAAAATGTTACAGGACCATGCACCTACCTATTGCACACCTGAATTGAGTTTCAGTTGCGAATCCATTCTACAAGTGTCCGACTTGTATAATGCATGATTCGTGCATAACAGTGTGGGTATGTAGCAAGGACACTAACCCTTACCCCCATGCATTAGCGCATCGGGTCGTGCACACAAACAGAAACGTGGACGAATCCAGTTTAATTCCAAACACCGATATTCTCCCGCGACCCATGAACAGGGCATTACATATGTTTACATGTAGATACATTTCATGCTTGTCAAAATGTAGCTACCTAGtgtttaaataaaatgtttcctTTTCGCGACATTCTAGTATTTTCCGGTGACAAACATGAACATGCGGGCTGTCTTTCTAGCTTTGATCTCAGTTCAACGAACTAATATACATACCGTTAAGAAAGGAA
This genomic interval carries:
- the LOC109879922 gene encoding lens epithelium-derived growth factor-like isoform X2, translating into MARDYKPGDLIFAKMKGYPHWPARINDYSDGAVKPANMKFPIFFFGTHETAFLGPKDIYPYLPNKEKYAKPNKRKGFNEGLWEVENNPKVELNGEKQMMLSDNVTEKDSDSNPEGDEEGDYEKRKKPKVSGAESEAGQEEDDDEEDGGMQVSEQGQPQGQDDPTPNESTDTPKPKRRRKKKSDVEADSEKEDAANSPTSSPQDGEGPTPKRRGRKTKAEKMLLLQQQDPQGSGSDMDTAESERKRKRTPEDKSMRGEEEKRPDGRRKKEDNKGRELEGKKDPDAKRRRQTKEESSSDSENQEKSKGVAGDRKRQQPTLTETGDKDDRQRRKPDEQKEQNKDDGNKVDERKGDKKKEISIESRLQRLHGEIKISLKIDNPDVKKCLVALDELGMLQVTTQHLQKHSELIATLKKIRRFKASQDIMDKSTMLYNKFKSMFLLGEGDQLLSQVLNKSIAEQKQQEEARKGAQKKAERARENNTDNNMNGDSSPDDKKQESDKEKPAEEASTGDNSSVVKAQEETN
- the LOC109879922 gene encoding PC4 and SFRS1-interacting protein-like isoform X3 produces the protein MARDYKPGDLIFAKMKGYPHWPARINDYSDGAVKPANMKFPIFFFGTHETAFLGPKDIYPYLPNKEKYAKPNKRKGFNEGLWEVENNPKVELNGEKQMMLSDNVTEKDSDSNPEGDEEGDYEKRKKPKDPTPNESTDTPKPKRRRKKKSDVEADSEKEDAANSPTSSPQDGEGPTPKRRGRKTKAEKMLLLQQQDPQGSGSDMDTAESERKRKRTPEDKSMRGEEEKRPDGRRKKEDNKGRELEGKKDPDAKRRRQTKEESSSDSENQEKSKGVAGDRKRQQPTLTETGDKDDRQRRKPDEQKEQNKDDGNKVDERKGDKKKEISIESRLQRLHGEIKISLKIDNPDVKKCLVALDELGMLQVTTQHLQKHSELIATLKKIRRFKASQDIMDKSTMLYNKFKSMFLLGEGDQLLSQVLNKSIAEQKQQEEARKGAQKKAERARENNTDNNMNGDSSPDDKKQESDKEKPAEEASTGDNSSVVKAQEETN
- the LOC109879922 gene encoding PC4 and SFRS1-interacting protein-like isoform X1, giving the protein MARDYKPGDLIFAKMKGYPHWPARINDYSDGAVKPANMKFPIFFFGTHETAFLGPKDIYPYLPNKEKYAKPNKRKGFNEGLWEVENNPKVELNGEKQMMLSDNVTEKDSDSNPEGDEEGDYEKRKKPKVSGAESEAGQEEDDDEEDGGMQVSEQGQPQGQDELFWDLETRLLPADLDPTPNESTDTPKPKRRRKKKSDVEADSEKEDAANSPTSSPQDGEGPTPKRRGRKTKAEKMLLLQQQDPQGSGSDMDTAESERKRKRTPEDKSMRGEEEKRPDGRRKKEDNKGRELEGKKDPDAKRRRQTKEESSSDSENQEKSKGVAGDRKRQQPTLTETGDKDDRQRRKPDEQKEQNKDDGNKVDERKGDKKKEISIESRLQRLHGEIKISLKIDNPDVKKCLVALDELGMLQVTTQHLQKHSELIATLKKIRRFKASQDIMDKSTMLYNKFKSMFLLGEGDQLLSQVLNKSIAEQKQQEEARKGAQKKAERARENNTDNNMNGDSSPDDKKQESDKEKPAEEASTGDNSSVVKAQEETN